Proteins encoded together in one Synergistota bacterium window:
- a CDS encoding TRAP transporter substrate-binding protein, translating to MGKKSLTVGIILLFAFITCICGQVIASPAKELKYGHANAPTYPYHLGGEAFAKFLDEKSRGELKVKLHPLGQLGGEKDMTEGLQLGTIDFVASSLGVTATFIRIIDVLNLPFLFKGPEHFLKVMESDVGQLLLKKGQEEGEKVGLKLLAIAGPMFRVPMNNIRPIEKLEDFKGLRIRVMQVPIHMAAYKALGATPVPLAFGELYTALQTGVVDGNENGPATLVAMKFYEVQKYVSYLPVLSNGGVLLMSLKTWNKLNKDEQGLILEGAKVWAKTMNEEGLKQDKEALKFMEGRGLKVSYPKDLKPFVEACKPVYEEFLSKAPEEWRKIVEAIQKME from the coding sequence GGATTATTCTTCTTTTTGCGTTCATTACTTGTATCTGTGGTCAAGTTATTGCAAGCCCGGCGAAGGAGTTAAAGTATGGTCATGCTAACGCCCCAACCTATCCCTATCATTTAGGCGGAGAGGCTTTTGCAAAGTTCTTGGATGAAAAATCTCGTGGAGAGTTAAAAGTCAAGCTTCATCCTCTTGGACAGCTTGGTGGGGAAAAGGATATGACTGAGGGATTACAGCTTGGAACCATTGACTTTGTTGCTAGCTCACTTGGTGTTACCGCTACGTTTATCCGTATAATTGATGTCTTAAATCTTCCTTTCTTATTCAAAGGGCCGGAACACTTCCTTAAAGTTATGGAAAGCGATGTTGGACAGCTTCTCCTCAAGAAAGGTCAGGAAGAGGGGGAGAAGGTAGGTTTGAAGCTTCTTGCCATTGCTGGTCCAATGTTTAGAGTGCCAATGAATAATATCAGGCCTATTGAGAAGCTAGAAGATTTTAAAGGACTTAGGATACGCGTGATGCAGGTTCCAATACATATGGCTGCTTACAAGGCTCTTGGTGCAACGCCTGTTCCGTTAGCGTTTGGCGAACTTTATACAGCTTTACAGACGGGAGTTGTTGATGGTAACGAAAATGGTCCTGCTACTCTTGTAGCTATGAAGTTTTACGAGGTACAGAAATATGTAAGTTATCTTCCTGTTCTTTCCAATGGTGGTGTGCTTCTTATGAGCCTTAAGACTTGGAATAAGCTTAATAAGGATGAACAGGGGCTTATTCTTGAGGGAGCAAAAGTATGGGCGAAGACCATGAATGAAGAGGGATTAAAGCAGGACAAGGAAGCTCTTAAGTTTATGGAGGGAAGAGGTCTTAAGGTATCTTATCCTAAGGATTTGAAGCCTTTTGTTGAGGCCTGTAAACCAGTTTACGAAGAATTCCTTTCGAAGGCTCCGGAAGAGTGGAGAAAGATAGTTGAGGCCATTCAAAAGATGGAGTGA